One Littorina saxatilis isolate snail1 linkage group LG11, US_GU_Lsax_2.0, whole genome shotgun sequence genomic window, cgtgtctcacccagtcacattattctgacaccggaccaaccaatcctagcactaaccccataattccAGACGCCAggctgtcacgtttcaatatatcactcaaggtgattatgaaccggttaattactactaattaactaaccacaccacgatccactctcgcaggcatacaattaaatagagtcaacaaaagtataagtttcagacgcctgtttatgtataaactctccacctccctcgagccttcactcaaaatatgttccttttacgttctcaacacgtaaaaaaaccagtgttcactgacaaaatgccagtactatgtagaaaattatagtaacacgctgaacccgtgtaaatacagtcaaaatgagaatgttctgttcgaaaagctctagttcgtgcaggtgtcacacaccccacgttgtcactactccaatgaaatcatagatacgaaaagacaacggtggtcaacggggtgcgtacgacatggtgcacttagctttatctctgctgctgctgcttagccggtatgctggttagtcggttcgctggttagccggtccgctggttagccggttcgctggttagccggtccgctggttagccggtctcctggttagccggtctcctggttagccggtctcctggttagcgtagcctcaacagttcccgccagagtcagccgtgccgatgttacgggaacgtaacgaacgaacgaaacgaacgaacgaaggaaggctgcaaacagaaagcatcggtgcactaaacatgtcagctacccctcacccaccaccttaaaacatgtcatctttaaatatctcatcgagcacgtgggcctgcacaaaactgactttttacaacaacaaaacagccattttccgtccttctctccctatctgcaaaaaccatatacagattagtattttagcgtcacagagaataaattatgcgctaacctggaaagaacaacagagagtatttcattccacaacacagactcatcaacagcgttaaataatgatttattacctcaaaagcctatgattgtaactctcaatggaagcaaagtccgcctcctccctggcacagtctctgttcgtcaacagtgacccaaaacgtccagaaccccttgtcgaatccttatgcgaaagccatcgccgacgaaggaaatgtgacgacttgtcctcagcaaaatacgtggcagaggaaaggaataacttgtggaagttcccctagagtgccgaatatgatactcggtgaaaaaccatcatactctagtaactgtgtgttaggtccttccccttctgccgctgggtgtcaagtgtgtcgtccttgagtctctgacagaccacctagccaaatacacgtgactgaccttgtcaccaaaccagtccagctatacacagttttgcctccccaagcaggaaaaagacacgagaaactcaatccctgaaaatcccgtgcgcgctgtcagcgaaaaaaaccgtcagccctatgacagcagaaacctgcactgtgaagctcgtgcgtttcaaaacatccgtgctcgggagcactgtcagcaaaaactctgctgtgtccaatatcacgcacaggcgctttctatcatacattgacccagaacaggcactccactgagtgacgctttcttggtctctgtcacccgatcgtgacacacctcccctcttcaagacgaaacctcggtttcgctcacagtcatgttctcctctacagcccgagagagaaagtcagctccaacattgttggcgcccggaatgacgcgtaccgtgaattggtacggttggagaatcaacgcccagcgcataagtctggcgtttgccaaccttgcaacctgaagatattgcagaggttgatggtccgtctccagacagaaaggtcgtccgtacaggtacgcttcgaacttctggatgccccagacaatggcgagacactcgcgttcaaccgttgcatacgctgcctcggccgaggtcagcttacggctggcgaagcaaacagggtgcaaaaacccctctgtctcctgaagcaacactgccccaagtcccttccctgaagcgtctgtcctcagcacgaagtccttgttcaggtctggtagtcggagaataggctgactggtgagtcgcctcttcagggtgttgaatgcggagctacattcctcagtccacactacaacggtcggttgtagtttcttggtaaggttggtcagtggtagagcgatttcggcaaagtgcgggatgaagcgtctatagaagctggctaggcccaggaaagacctgacttctttcttcgtgcgcggtggctccgcctcccgaatcttctggatcttgtcgtcctctggaacgagcaatccctcgccgacaacatgacccaggaaagacaattcccggaatcccaagtagcacttggacggtttagctcccagatttccgtccttcaaccttccgaacacgtcgcgcagggcgtcgagatgttcagtccatgtctctgtcgcgatcagcacatcgtcgatgaaactgctgatgtcctcgcgcttcaatggttccaaaagtttcctcatcatgcgagtgaagacggcacctgcattctgtagaccaaaaggcatgactgtccactggaactggccgaatggagtggtaaatgcagtctttgggcggtcttcctcggcaactgggatttgccagtatcccttggtgaggtctaattttgaaaaatacttggccttggccaagtgactgaagaggtagtccacatcaggcatgggttccgcgtcaaacgccgtaatcttgttcagcttccggtagtcgacacagaacctgacgcgtccatccttcttcttcaccaGCACAATTGgagaactgtagggagagttcgctggctcgatgacgcccaacttcgtcatgtcggcgatttccttcctgaccacctccttctgggcatgaggcatgggatactgcttcgtcctcactggctgtttctccagcaagtcgaaggtaaactcctctaaatgcgtctgaagtggtatgtctgtaaggacccgtgctgcatccttcaggatctcttgcaagtccgcctgctggtcgtccccaagttcaggtgagatgtgcacgtccgtgtgatcctcactagcctccagcggacaaactggtacccgtcctcctccctgttcttccgttgtctcgtccatcacgacagcaactgcttctgtcactttgtccttttccccgtaggcagtcctctctatgtaggcgcgcagcaggttggcgtggtacaggcgtgctttcccgttcatgacgatcctgtagtcgttttggcccactttcgctgtcacctcaaaaggtccttgccactgcagttgtagcttgttgtgtttgacaggtagaagtagcaacacccgttctccaatcttgaagctgcgcggccgtgccttgcggtcgaatcctcgcgcgtaacgctgtgctgctcttcccaggttctcttgagccaatttgcaggtctcttcaatcctgttcctgagttctacgatgtaggtcgctgtcgtctgcacctcctcgtcagcttcttcgtccgtccaagcttgacgcaggatagccatgggaccgcgtacctgtctgccgtacaacaactcaaatggggaaaaacccaagctctcctgaggaacctcgcggtatgcaaaaagcaatgctgggatgtacctgtcccacgtgcgtggtttctcctgagctagtttcctcagcatggtcttcaaggtgccattgaacctttccaccagtccgttgcactgagcatggtaaggagtggtgaagtgctgctccagtgatagcagtcgtgctgcctccgccatcactcctcccgtgaactgcgtgcctctgtcggtgagtacctctgatggaattcccagccgggaccacatagtaaccagagcctcagctactcgcgtggcttcaatcgatttcagagggatcgcctctgggtatcgagtagcgtagtccaccatggtcaaaatgtatctgtttccgtcctcagacgcaggcaagatgggcccgatgatgtccactgccacccgacgaaagggttcgtcgatgagcggcatcttctctaaggggaccttcctcacccttcctttggcaaccaccttctggcacttatcgcaggacgcacagaaacgtcggacatccgtgcagatgcctggccagtaaaagtggcgccagacacgatccgtggtcttcttggtaccaagatgacctcccagaatcgagtcgtgtgccgttgccatgacaccctcgcgaaactcgcgaggcacgacaacctgtttgaatgtaccttcttggttgctgaactcacggtagagcaacttcttgtccctgaggaactttgacctcccatgcttcccgctcagcttcaccttccccgacttcgcgtgctcccgaggagtagctaaggtcgggtcagaatcctgagccttcgcgagaagcgcgggggtcacgttccccagggcagctcgtgcagcaggtaggggtttgagaggtttgtcctctcgctccgcctgtgcccgcgtgagcactgaaatgacgtcgggagaccgataaacgggaacctccctggtgacgccgtccacaaactgaacccggtttccaatgagcaggtcgcatggaggatcgtccatgacgacggccacaatggtccccgtgaacaacggggttacgaccttgatcactgccgtgttcaagtcgtaagcgtgagatgcctcggccattctcaccctgatgctgtctcctgtgtaggccatagctggaactagactcgcccgaaccactatcatgtctgcccctgtgtcccgcagaccttcgcccttcactccgttaacgtagacgttgcagtggggctggaaatgtttcctggagcacggaacgcagagttgtgggatggtgcatgagctcgtgacgtccctgaactcctcactgccaacgaagtgaacgcccttctggtcagcctgtctcttgtggcagtccttcttcacgtggccccgcttgttgcagtagtaacactggatgtcagttctggaactcgatcccttgtgtccctgatcgtccttcccgtccttgggtcctgaagaacccgaatttcccgtttttcctggccgtgagcctgaagatttgccggagatcgcctgggcgtcctcgtgcactctgatccagtcggctgcctcctgagtagtcttgggctggtgctcctgcacgaaggtcaccacctcaggtcgcaggctggacatcagttgttccatgactatgaggtcggcaaggtcgttgacggtccagtccttttcggccatctccacccagcgccgcaggtagaggttaaggcgtgccacaaactgatgactcagctcgccgctcagtctcttgctgttacgcagacgtcgtctgtaggcttcagcagtcagg contains:
- the LOC138980524 gene encoding uncharacterized protein, coding for MATGGSPTRRITFETPGSEQPTERDARVRARSVLKRLEVERKEEFERLTRKEERDRQDKKDELDRQERERQAERQAERDRQERKDERDRQDKKEKDELDRQERERQAERDRQEKKDERDRLDRKEQADRDLQLELARLQAEKGTLTQASAPTFVADRTRLPTFDDDKDELDDFLRRFERIASDQKWEEATWASRLSTCLKGRALQLYNALEDDEARDYQALKKALLQRFNLTAEAYRRRLRNSKRLSGELSHQFVARLNLYLRRWVEMAEKDWTVNDLADLIVMEQLMSSLRPEVVTFVQEHQPKTTQEAADWIRVHEDAQAISGKSSGSRPGKTGNSGSSGPKDGKDDQGHKGSSSRTDIQCYYCNKRGHVKKDCHKRQADQKGVHFVGSEEFRDVTSSCTIPQLCVPCSRKHFQPHCNVYVNGVKGEGLRDTGADMIVVRASLVPAMAYTGDSIRVRMAEASHAYDLNTAVIKVVTPLFTGTIVAVVMDDPPCDLLIGNRVQFVDGVTREVPVYRSPDVISVLTRAQAEREDKPLKPLPAARAALGNVTPALLAKAQDSDPTLATPREHAKSGKVKLSGKHGRSKFLRDKKLLYREFSNQEGTFKQVVVPREFREGVMATAHDSILGGHLGTKKTTDRVWRHFYWPGICTDVRRFCASCDKCQKVVAKGRVRKVPLEKMPLIDEPFRRVAVDIIGPILPASEDGNRYILTMVDYATRYPEAIPLKSIEATRVAEALVTMWSRLGIPSEVLTDRGTQFTGGVMAEAARLLSLEQHFTTPYHAQCNGLVERFNGTLKTMLRKLAQEKPRTWDRYIPALLFAYREVPQESLGFSPFELLYGRQVRGPMAILRQAWTDEEADEEVQTTATYIVELRNRIEETCKLAQENLGRAAQRYARGFDRKARPRSFKIGERVLLLLPVKHNKLQLQWQGPFEVTAKVGQNDYRIVMNGKARLYHANLLRAYIERTAYGEKDKVTEAVAVVMDETTEEQGGGRVPVCPLEASEDHTDVHISPELGDDQQADLQEILKDAARVLTDIPLQTHLEEFTFDLLEKQPVRTKQYPMPHAQKEVVRKEIADMTKLGVIEPANSPYSSPIVLVKKKDGRVRFCVDYRKLNKITAFDAEPMPDVDYLFSHLAKAKYFSKLDLTKGYWQIPVAEEDRPKTAFTTPFGQFQWTVMPFGLQNAGAVFTRMMRKLLEPLKREDISSFIDDVLIATETWTEHLDALRDVFGRLKDGNLGAKPSKCYLGFRELSFLGHVVGEGLLVPEDDKIQKIREAEPPRTKKEVRSFLGLASFYRRFIPHFAEIALPLTNLTKKLQPTVVVWTEECSSAFNTLKRRLTSQPILRLPDLNKDFVLRTDASGKGLGAVLLQETEGFLHPVCFASRKLTSAEAAYATVERECLAIVWGIQKFEAYLYGRPFCLETDHQPLQYLQVARLANARLMRWALILQPYQFTVRVIPGANNVGADFLSRAVEENMTVSETEVSS